One segment of Salvia splendens isolate huo1 chromosome 20, SspV2, whole genome shotgun sequence DNA contains the following:
- the LOC121782523 gene encoding eukaryotic peptide chain release factor subunit 1-3-like — protein MADGQENDKNIEIWKIKKLIKALEAAKGNGTSMISLIIPPGDQIARVTKMLAEEYGTASNIKSRVNRQSVLGAITSAQQRLKLYNKVPPNGLVLYTGTIITDDGKEKKVTFDFAPFKAINASLYLCDNKFHTEPLSQLLESDEKFGFIVMDGNGTLFGTLSGNTREVLHKFSVDLPKKHGRGGQSALRFARLRMEKRHNYVRKTAELATQFYINPVTSQPNVSGLILAGSADFKTELSQSDMFDPCLQAKILNVVDVSYGGENGFNQAIELSAEILSNVKFIQEKRLIGKFFEEISQDTGKYVFSVDDTIKALEMGAVETLIVWENLDINRFTLKNSVTNEIVIKYLNKEQEHDQSNFKDAASSGELEVQEKMPLLEWFANEYRNFGCSLEFVTNRSQEGSQFCRGFGGIGGILRYQLDIRSFDEPSDEGEFYESD, from the coding sequence ATGGCAGACGGCCAGGAAAATGATAAGAATATCGAAATAtggaaaataaagaaattgatTAAGGCTCTGGAAGCTGCTAAAGGAAATGGTACCAGCATGATATCCCTTATAATTCCCCCAGGTGATCAAATAGCCCGGGTCACCAAAATGCTTGCAGAAGAGTATGGAACAGCTTCAAATATTAAAAGCAGGGTGAATCGTCAATCAGTGCTAGGTGCAATCACCTCTGCGCAGCAGAGGCTCAAGTTGTACAACAAAGTCCCACCGAATGGCCTCGTGCTCTATACTGGAACTATAATAACAGATGATGGAAAAGAGAAAAAGGTCACCTTCGACTTTGCACCTTTTAAGGCCATAAATGCTTCTCTTTACCTTTGTGACAATAAATTTCATACTGAGCCCTTGTCTCAACTCCTGGAATCTGATGAAAAGTTTGGGTTTATTGTCATGGATGGTAATGGGACCCTTTTTGGAACCTTAAGTGGTAATACAAGAGAAGTGCTTCACAAGTTCTCGGTTGATCTTCCAAAGAAACATGGAAGAGGAGGACAATCAGCTCTTCGTTTTGCTCGTCTTCGAATGGAGAAGCGTCACAACTATGTGAGGAAGACTGCAGAGCTTGCCACTCAATTCTACATTAATCCTGTTACCAGTCAGCCGAATGTATCAGGGTTGATACTTGCTGGGTCAGCTGATTTCAAGACTGAGCTGAGTCAGTCTGATATGTTTGATCCTTGCCTTCAAGCCAAGATACTGAATGTGGTAGATGTATCCTATGGTGGGGAAAATGGTTTCAATCAAGCCATTGAATTATCTGCTGAGATTTTGTCCAATGTTAAGTTCATACAAGAAAAACGCTTGATTGGGAAATTCTTTGAAGAAATCAGTCAAGATACCGGAAAATATGTATTTTCTGTGGATGATACAATAAAAGCTTTGGAGATGGGAGCTGTTGAAACATTGATAGTGTGGGAAAACCTGGATATAAATCGTTTTACACTAAAAAATTCTGTGACCAATGAGATTGTCATCAAATACTTGAACAAGGAGCAAGAGCATGACCAGAGCAACTTCAAGGATGCTGCATCATCCGGAGAATTGGAGGTTCAAGAGAAAATGCCATTACTGGAGTGGTTTGCTAATGAATATAGAAACTTTGGCTGTTCACTTGAGTTTGTGACAAATCGATCCCAGGAAGGATCACAGTTCTGCCGAGGGTTTGGTGGCATTGGTGGAATTCTTCGTTACCAGCTTGACATTCGATCCTTTGATGAGCCATCCGACGAAGGAGAGTTTTATGAGTCAGACTAA
- the LOC121781446 gene encoding uncharacterized protein LOC121781446 — MEPLTTPNPDKFSRMLGLSFKGSNINGKIWIFVEEGMDFDVVDDSEQLLHGRFTCPRIPAPILISAVYAKCTRGERHALWEKMRDTTQVLEGLPWFIGGDFNTILSSRDRLGSDTNRQAEMVDFAEAIEDCRLLDPGYDGSEFTWAKNGLMERLDRVLISETTSQMFDAIRVTNLPRIASDHGPLLVRSRLPNTHGGGRAFRFQNMWVRHEGFGELVREDWIAPSEAEGLLNLKIKLARIKQTFKRWNKEMEEDFWRQKAALRWLDDGDKNTRFYQSWVKQKKIRLRIHKITTNGCELTDDKAIKDSAVEFFQNLLAPS; from the exons atggagccgcttaccACCCCTAACCCGGACAAATTCTCGAGAATGCTGGGGCTATCTTTCAAGGGGTCGAACATCAATGGGAAAATATGGATCTTCgtggaggaagggatggattttgacGTGGTGGATGACTCGGAACAGCTGTTGCATGGGAGGTTCACCTGCCCTCGGATCCCAGCCCCTATTTTGATCTCGGCCGTAtatgctaaatgcacgagaGGGGAGCGGCATGCACTCTGGGAGAAGATGAGGGACACTACCCAAGTATTGGAAGGATTGCCTTGGtttattggaggggacttcaacacaatcctctccTCTCGAGATAGGTTGGGGAGTGACACGAACCGACAGGCTGAAATGGTGGATTTTGCCGAGGCCATTGAGGACTGCAGACTATTGGACCCAGGCTATGATGGGTCAGAATTCACTTGGGCTAAGAATGGCCTCATGGAAAGGTTGGATAGGGTGCTGATTAGCGAGACGACGTCCCAAATGTTTGATGCAATAAGAGTCACGAACCTCCCCCGCATTGCTTCGGATCATGGCCCGCTCCTGGTCAGAAGCAGGCTGCCCAACACCCACGGGGGTGGTAGAGCAtttcggttccaaaacatgtgggtccggcacGAGGGATTTGGCGAGTTGGTGCGTGAAGATTGGATAGCTCCCTCGGAGGCGGAGGGCCTCCTCAACTTGAAGATCAAGCTGGCTAGGATCAAACAAACGTTTAAgaggtggaacaaagag atggaggaagacttTTGGCGTCAGAAGGCTGCCCTCCGTTGGCTAGACGATGGGGATAAGAACACAAGGttttaccaaagttgggtgaagcagaagaagatTCGGCTGCGTATCCACAAGATCACCACTAATGGATGTGAACTCACGGACGACAAGGCCATCAAAGATTCGGCGGTCGAGTTCTTTCAAAACCTCCTTGCCCCAAGCTAA